The Kordia sp. SMS9 DNA window TGAATATCAAAGGATATGAAAGTCTAGACACCGTGATGGAAAGAGGAACAAAAGCCTTAAATCCAACCGAATTTGAAGTAGTTGCTAATGAAACAGGTGCGTTGCTTTTAGATACGCGTACTGCTTCCGACTTTGCCAAGGGATTCATCCCGAACAGTATCAACATTGGATTAAGCGGTAATTTTGCCCAATGGGTTGGAGAAATGATTCCGGATGTAAAACAGCAAATATTACTCATTACAGAAGCTGGTAAAGAAGAAGAAGCCATTACCCGATTATCTCGTGTAGGATATGATTATGCAATCGGATATTTACAAGGAGGATTTGCTGCATGGAAAGAAAGTGGAAAAGACATCGAAACGATTGATCGTATTTCTGCAACCGAATTTGAAAAAGTATATGCTTCCGAAAAGCCACTCGTGATTGATGTGCGTAAAAAAAGTGAATTTGACTCCGAGCATGTCATTGGCGCTACCAACATTCCACTCAATCAAATAAATCAACATATAGCGGAAATTCCGAAAGACCAATCGTTCATAATTCATTGTGCTGGTGGCTATAGAAGTATGATTGCCGCTTCCATTTTAAAACAACGCGGCTGGAATGATTTTGTCGATGTGACCAGCGGTTTCAAAGGAATTGCAGAAACTAATACTCCAACATCCGATTATGTATGTCCGACGACATTGCTCTAAAAATTTGAAATAAAACAGGAATTTAAAAAGCTGTTTATCTTTAAGAGTTGTCCTGGAAAGAACAACGGTTTCTAGTGTTTCATTTCAGGACAACAGATCCTTTCAAGAATTAATTTCGTAAAACAACACTAAAATGAGAACTTCAATTATCATACAAAATCTAAAATGTGGTGGTTGTGTCAAAACCATCATTACAAAACTGGCAGAGTTGCCTACTATTTCAGAAATAGAAATTAATACTAAAACTTCAACAGTGTCTTTTACAACTACAAATACAGATGACGCTTTGGAAGTAAAGGCAAAATTAAAAGCACTAGGATATCCTTCTATTGAAGATGCCAATAGTATTTTAACCAAAGCAAAATCCTTTGTGAGTTGTGCTTCTGGAAGAATGAAATAAGCAACGAAGCTATAAAGATTTTTTACCATTCAAGTGATTGTTTGTAGTGTGAAAACAACATTCCAAATAAAAGCTTGCAAAACAGCTTGTGTCTTTTTGAAAAATAATAATCATGAATAATATTCTGTAAATCAGGCGATTAACGTTGAAAACAAAAAAATGAACGAGTTTATAAACATCATTTTATGTGTAAATTGGTATAAGAATAAAGAAAAAAACGATAACTAAAATCTATAAAAAATGAATACAGAAAACCCAGTACAAGAACAGGTAATTTCCATGCCTAGAATTGGAGATGACGCTCCAGATTTTGAAGCAATTACCACCAAAGGAACCATTAAAATGTCTGAATTCGCCAAAGGGAAATGGACGGTTATGTTTTCACATCCAGCAGATTTTACGCCCGTATGTACTACCGAAATGAGTGGTTTTGCCGAGCGAAAAGCAGAATTTGAAGCACTCAATACAAAACTGCTAGGACTAAGCATTGATAGCATTCACGCGCATTTAGGTTGGGTGCAAAATGTGCGAGAAAATACAGGCGTATATTTTGACTTTCCTATCATTGCCGATTTGGATATGAAAGTGTCCAAACTATACGGAATGTTACAACCCAACGAAAGCGAAACCGCAGCTGTCCGTGCCGTATTTTTTATTGATCCAGCTAAAAAAATTCGCTTAATTATGTATTATCCGCTCAATGTAGGACGTAATATGGACGAAATTCTTCGTGTGTTAGATGCTTTACAGGTTTCCGATGAACACAAAGTAGCGATGCCATTAAATTGGAAAAGAGGCGACAAAGTTATCTGTCCACCACCAAAATCGTTAGATGCACTCAATGAAAGACTCGCAGATGATTCTGTAGAAAAAGTAACGTGGTATTTGGCGAAGAAGAATATTTAAAATAATAAAAATTGCTGTCTGAAAAGCGTTGAGAAACGTCATTTTGAACTTGTTTCAATGTCAAGTTTGGTTTGGCAAAATTTTACGCTTTTCAGACAGCTTTTTTGTGTAAATTGGTATCAGCTATTCTCTCAACAAACTAAAAGCCCCTTTTGTTAAAAATTGCGTTCCCGAAAAGCGTTCAACATCTTTTACAATGGTATATCCATTACTACTTTCTCCAATTTGTAATTCTCGTTGTTCAAAATGGTAAATATCAGCTTCTTTCTTTACCAATATCAATACGTATGCTTTCTCGTCAACCACAACGATTGCTTCATCAGGTACTGCTTTTGCTCTCGATGAATTTGTAATAATAAACGCTTCCACAAACATACCTGTTAAGAAACGGTGATCGGTTTCATTTTCAATATGCGCATGCACTTTAATCGTTCTATTTTCTTCAATTGAGCTTCCAACCAAATGCACTTTTGCAGTAAAATTTTCAGTACTAGCTTCTGGAATGTTGAATTTAATTTTCTGCCCTTTTTTCACACTCATAATATCTTTTTCAAACACGGAAAGTTCCAAGTGAATGTGACTATTATCAACGATTTCTACAATGGGATTTGCTGGCGAAACATACGATCCTTTAGTTACATTGACTTTGGTAATACTTCCCGAAATGGGCGCATAGATAGGCGCAACCGCCGTAATAATTCCTTTTTCAACGGAAGTTGGCGAAATATGCAACAGCTTCAATTGCGCTTGCAAACCGTTGTAGGTTGCCAAAGCTGTTTTGTATTCACTTTCGGCTTTTAAAAAGCTTTTTTGCGAAGTAATTTTTTCTGCAACCATCGTTTTTTGGCGTTCATATTCTGATTTCAAAAACGTAAGTCGCTCGTGTATTTCTGAATAGTTTTGCTGTAATGTGACAAACTCAGGATTTTCAATAGTAAGCAAGCGTTGCCCTTTTTTAATAAGATCACCTTCCAAAAAAGGCATGCTTTTCACATAACCGCCCATGGAAGCATTGACAACAGCTTTATTTTCGGGTGGCACATCTACGATTCCGCTGACTTGAATGGTATTTGGAAATAATTTTTCTTCCAAAACACCTAAGTGCATTTGGTT harbors:
- a CDS encoding peroxiredoxin codes for the protein MNTENPVQEQVISMPRIGDDAPDFEAITTKGTIKMSEFAKGKWTVMFSHPADFTPVCTTEMSGFAERKAEFEALNTKLLGLSIDSIHAHLGWVQNVRENTGVYFDFPIIADLDMKVSKLYGMLQPNESETAAVRAVFFIDPAKKIRLIMYYPLNVGRNMDEILRVLDALQVSDEHKVAMPLNWKRGDKVICPPPKSLDALNERLADDSVEKVTWYLAKKNI
- a CDS encoding efflux RND transporter periplasmic adaptor subunit, which codes for MQRTYYKIILLSVLFSFYNCGKNEREKTVVPSDEHPGNTIQISQTQFETNQMHLGVLEEKLFPNTIQVSGIVDVPPENKAVVNASMGGYVKSMPFLEGDLIKKGQRLLTIENPEFVTLQQNYSEIHERLTFLKSEYERQKTMVAEKITSQKSFLKAESEYKTALATYNGLQAQLKLLHISPTSVEKGIITAVAPIYAPISGSITKVNVTKGSYVSPANPIVEIVDNSHIHLELSVFEKDIMSVKKGQKIKFNIPEASTENFTAKVHLVGSSIEENRTIKVHAHIENETDHRFLTGMFVEAFIITNSSRAKAVPDEAIVVVDEKAYVLILVKKEADIYHFEQRELQIGESSNGYTIVKDVERFSGTQFLTKGAFSLLRE
- a CDS encoding heavy-metal-associated domain-containing protein; translated protein: MRTSIIIQNLKCGGCVKTIITKLAELPTISEIEINTKTSTVSFTTTNTDDALEVKAKLKALGYPSIEDANSILTKAKSFVSCASGRMK